The segment AAACAGCAACTTCAAAGTCATCTGTGTCGCGCCCGGAAAGTAACCGGCGTGGTCTTTCGGATGGATGTAGATCTTCCTGAAAGCATGCCCCGACCGTCGCAACTGCTTTTCATTCTGACCCGTCATCGCAGCCGTCTGCCCAAACACGCCGACAACCGAAGTGCCTTGAGTCCCCCGGTATTTTGAACTGCGACCGCAAATGTGATCGGCGGCAATGCGGCCCTGGCGATTCGCCGGTCCAGCCAACGGAATTTGCGTCGGCTCGCCCGTTACAAAATCACTCACTTCCGCCACATCGCCCACGGCGTAAATGTTCGGATCGTTTGTCTGCATGTGTTCGTTGGTGATGATCCCGCCGCGTGAACCAATCTCAAGTCCTGCGTCGACCGCCAGTTTGTTTACTGGCCGGACACCGATGCAAACCACGGCGAAACAGGCAGGCAACGTTCGCCCGGAATCCAGTTTTACAATCAAGTTGTTTTCATTCTGCGGACAACTGGCAAACTCTATCGCCGAATCGTTCAGCTGTAGCTTGACGCCTTTTTCACGCAGATGGTCTTCGAGCGGACGCACCATCTCCATGTCCCAAGGGCTCAGGATTTGGCCACCCAATTCAACCAGCGTGACATCGAGTCCGCGGCGAATCAGATTCTCAGCGACCTCGACTCCAATGAACCCTGCTCCGACAATTACCGCTCGTCGGCTGCATTGTGTCGTTACGAGATCGTGCATCCGGTCAGCGTCGCACAGGTCACGCAATTCCAGTACATGTGCGCCCTCAATTCCTGGAATTGGTGGGCGAAAGGGCGCTGCACCGGTGGAAAGAATCAGCCTGTCGTACGATTCGCAATACGTTTCGCCCGTCCCCAGGTTCTTGACTGACACTGACCGAGCATCACGATCAATACCGACGACTTCGTGGCGCGTCCGCACGTCGAGCCGATGTCGTTGTCGAAGCATCGCAGCCGGAGCCACCAGCAGTTTGCTTCGCGACTCAATTTCGCCGCCGACGTAATACGGAAGCCCACAGTTGGCAAACGAAGGTTCTGTGCCGCGCTCGATCAGTATGATCTCCGCATCCTCGTCCAGTCGTCTGGCTCGTGCCGCAGCGGAGGCTCCACCTGCCACAGCGCCTACAATCACAATTTTCATATTTATCTACTTCGGATTGTCATGGTACGGAATGCTTTCGCTGCTTTTGAACAACGAAGGCATCTCACATGCGACATCGTTTCAAAAACGACCAGGATTGGAGCCCGGACGAGTCTGCCCTTCAACTGTCTTTATATCGAAATATCGACATATTACAATTCCAGTTTCACAGAAAATCGACACGAGGACGATTTTTAGACGTCTTGTCACGACGGGCAATTCGCAGCTATCAACTTTCGGTGACAGGATGTCGAAAGGTCCAATAGACGATTGCTGTATAGGATGCGATCAGGGGAACGCCGATCATCGCGATGATGCACATCAGCCACAGCGTCCCCTGGCTTGACGCGGCGTTGTAGATGTCGAGAGACGTGGATTCGCTGGTTGAGTAGACCATGTTTGGAAACGTGGAAACAGAATACAGGCCTACCAAGCAGGCAATGTTGATGCTGGACGAGGCAAACGCCTGAGCATATTTTTCCGCCATGATGGCGCGTGGAATATTGGCAACGCACAGCACGTTGAGGATCACGATCGGAATCGCCCACGGAGCCTGTTTGATGTTGTCAACAACATGCTCATTTTCGATCAATGTCATCATCGAAACGAGAATGTAGGCAATCAGAAACACTCCCCAAGTATGCCACAACCAACCCTTGAGCCGCTCGCGAACATCGCCCGTCGTCTTCAGGAACAAAAACATCGCGCCGTGCATTGCGAAGACTGTCGTCGCCAGAAAACCGGTCGCCAATGTGTACGGCGTGAACAGCCCGATCAAATCACCCGTGTAGGTGCCTCTTTCGTCGATCGGAAATCCCTGGATCAAGTTTCCGGCAGCGACACCAAATACGATGGTCGCACCGAGACTTGAAATCGTGAATCCACAGTCCCAAAACAGTTTCCAAAACCGGCTTTCGACTTTGCTGTAGAAATCAATGCTTACCGCGCGGAGGATCAGGCAAAACAACAGCAACATGATCGGCAGATACATCGCCGACAGGATCGTCGCATAGGCTTCCGGAAAAGCAGCAAACAACGCTCCTCCGAAAGTCACCAACCAGACTTCGTTACCATCCCAAAGAGGACCGATGGCTTTGATTGCCAGTCCACGTTCTTTTTCGCCGCCAAGAATCGGATGGATAATGCCGACGCCGAGATCGAAGCCGTCAAGGATCGCGTAGCCAGCCAGCAGCACGCCGAGCAGGATGAACCAGATCAGATTCAAATCCATTTTAGCTTCCCTCCGTGAGTGAGTGGTGACCGGTCAGGGCTTCCGCGAGGTCATCGTTGCCGGATTTTGAAGAGTCGTCTTTATGGGGCGGCCCGGCCTGAATTTTTCGATTCAAGACGAACAACCACAGAATCCCAAGCAGAAAATAGATGGCTCCGAACATGATGATCGACGTCAGAACCTGCTCCGAAGTGATCGCTTTCGAAACCGCGTCGTTGGTTCGCAAGCCAAGCTCACTTTCGTAGATAAACTGTCCGCTTTCGTCCTCCACTCGCACGCCGCTTTCGTCGACCTTGAGAGGAGCCTGAACAATCCAGGGCTGTCGACCGACTTCTGTCGCGACCCAACCGGCTTCGTTTCCGGCAATCGCTGGCACAATCGAAATCACGAACAGCCACATCACCCAGCGTTTGTCAAACAGCGTTCCGCGCCACAGCCAAAACGTCGAAAGCACCATCAGTCCCGTCAGACTAACGCCAGTCCCGATCATGATGTGATAGGCGAAGTACGGAATTTTCACCGGCGGCCGGTCTTCTGGTTTGAACTTGTCCAACCCGATAACGTCTTCGTTGAAATCTTCGTGCACGAGGAAACTGAGTGCTCCGGGGACTTCAACATTCATATCGATCGACTCGGTCTCCTCGTTTGGAATGCCGACCAGACTCATTCCTGCTGGCCCGGTTTCAAAATGGCCTTCGAATGCAGCCAGTTTCGCGGGCTGGTGCTCGTACACCATCTTGGCTTGGAAGTGACCGCTGACGAACATCGCCAGACAGCTAAACAGACACAGAAACAATCCGCCGGTAAGCGACTTCTTCGCGAACTCTTCGTGTTTGCCGCGGATCAGGTACCAGGCTGAAATGCTCAGCACCAAACAAGCGCCCATAATGAAGCAGCCCAGCCAAACATGGATCAGGCGATGCATGGTTGAGGGATTGAAAACCATCGCCCAAAAGTCAACGATCTCTGCCCGCATGATCGGTTGACCGTCGACGAACCAGGGCTCACCGTTGCGAGTCATCTGCACGATTTCGTGGCCGGCCGGAGTTTGCTGCCAACTGTTGGCAATTGTGATCCAGACGCTGCTGAAGATCGAACCGAGAGCGACCATGCAGGCTGCGAAAAAGTGGAACGCCGGGCTGACTCGGTCGTGCCCGTAGACCAGGATGGCGAGGAATCCGGATTCGAGAAAAAACGCAAAGATGCCTTCGGCGGCCAACGCCGATCCGAACACATCACCGACGAAACGGGAGTACATCGCCCAATTGGTTCCGAACTCGAACTCCATAACGATACCGGTGGCGACACCGATCGCAAAGTTGACACCAAAGATCCCGGTCCAGAACCTCGCGGCGTCCATGTAGATCTGTTCTTTCTTCCACAAAAACATGCCCTCGAGCCAGGCGATGATAACGCCCAGGCCGATCGTGAGCGGCGGGAAGAGATAGTGAAACATGATGGTCAGTGCGAATTGAATTCGCGACAACATGACCACGTCCATTTCAGCCAACATCGGTTTCTCGTTTCCGAAAAAGAACATATGCCAATTCAACCAATTTGCCGCTTGGGTGTTCAAAGCGAACCGGTTCTTCGTTGGGCCAATCCCATCGCGAATCAGGAAACGTAAGTTTCATGTCTTCGAGACCGCAATGAAACGGTGGCCCATTGGGACCTTCAACTTGAGCAAACAAAGCGAACAGTTTTCCATCGGGTTTGAGCCATTGGAAAACGGCTTGCTCGTACTGCAATCGCGACTCGGGGCCAATCGCACAAAGGCAGGTTTGTTCGTAGACAGCGTCGACTTTCTGCGGAGGCTGAAAGTCAAACATGCTCCCTTGAACGACCCTCGAATTTTCTTCGAAGCCAACAAGTCGCTTTCTCAGATTCTTAACCGGTTCGCTCGCCAGGTCGATGGCTGTGACATTAAAGCCCTCCTGAGCCAGCTTGACGACTTCGTGACCGCGGCCGCACCCCGGAACGATGATGGAACACGGCTGCAGCTGTCCGGAATCCATCCAATGGTCCAAGGCGGGATGAACTGAGCCGCGATCCCAGCCAGTTTTTCCGTCCCGGTAGCAGGCATTCCAAAATGTTGCGTCGTCGTTCATTTCCCAGGTGGTCCTTCAGCATTCAACTCGATGCCGAGACTCGAAAAATCGATAAACAGCAAGTACATCGCCAGCGCGACTCCAACCAAAGCGGCTCCGTAGGATACGAAAACGACCAGGGTGGAAGCTGCGAACCGATTGTCGGATTGTCCAATGCGGCGAAAGTATTTGTGATAGTGGTAGGGAGCGGCCGCAGTCGTGACCACGCCAAGACAAACCAACAGGACGCCAATCACCGTCGCTTTGACGATCAGCAACACGCTGGTGTTTACGCCGAGCGATTGCATGACCAGGGCAAAACGGGCAATGACGAACCCGAATGCCATCAATGCCAAGCCCGTTCGAATCCACGCCAGGACCGTCCGTTCCGCTGCCATTTGGACGCGCGGGTCGTCTTCGAGAATTCGCTTGCTCTTGCCGCCGTCGTTGTCCTGATTCTCTGCTGCCACAATCGTCTCCTTTTCGTTGGCTCAACTCGATCGCGTTCAGGACCTCAGCTAAAAACTATTGTGAGTTGAACTGTAGAACGATCTGGTTTGACGAACTGTACAGGCGACCCCCTGTTAGTTGCAAGTTACCCCTGAGGTTTGGGAACTTCGATCCAGAAGTATCCTCGCAAGTCTCCGGCCGTAAATCCGGTCGCCTGATCGTTGGGATAGTTGGTCTCGATCGCTTCTGCAACGTCCGCTGCAAGATACTCGGGAGCTCCATGGCACTTGATACAGGCGTCCATCAAACGAATCGGCAACAGAACACCAAGCCCATTCTCTGCCAGTTCAACGTTGACTTCTTTCTCAACACGCTGCTCTACAAAATCTGTAGCCCACTCGGGTGGAACATTTTCGTCGTTTCGCAACAGGAAAGACGTTCTGCCAATCTTCAGCTTCATCTCCTCGCTGATCGATTTTGCAATCTCAGGAGCACGGTTTTTGCAAACTTCGATCGACTTGGCGACTCCATCTTTCGCGACCGAGTCAGTGAGCTCACCGATCAGCGACTGAAAAAGCTTGTCCCGTGCAGCAATGGCGGTCTCACGCTGCTGTTGCTGAACCTCAGAAAGTTCAACCAATGCCGCATCAGAAGCATCGTCCGTCGGCTGAGCCGTTTTTGTGGATTGAGTACAGCCTGCAATCGTGAGCAACGTTGCGGCAGTCGCAAACAGAGTGACGCTCAGTCGCATTAAAGTTTTGTCCATAGTTATGCTCGACTTTCTTATGCTCGACTTTCAAAGTCAATTG is part of the Mariniblastus fucicola genome and harbors:
- a CDS encoding FAD-dependent oxidoreductase, with the protein product MKIVIVGAVAGGASAAARARRLDEDAEIILIERGTEPSFANCGLPYYVGGEIESRSKLLVAPAAMLRQRHRLDVRTRHEVVGIDRDARSVSVKNLGTGETYCESYDRLILSTGAAPFRPPIPGIEGAHVLELRDLCDADRMHDLVTTQCSRRAVIVGAGFIGVEVAENLIRRGLDVTLVELGGQILSPWDMEMVRPLEDHLREKGVKLQLNDSAIEFASCPQNENNLIVKLDSGRTLPACFAVVCIGVRPVNKLAVDAGLEIGSRGGIITNEHMQTNDPNIYAVGDVAEVSDFVTGEPTQIPLAGPANRQGRIAADHICGRSSKYRGTQGTSVVGVFGQTAAMTGQNEKQLRRSGHAFRKIYIHPKDHAGYFPGATQMTLKLLFDSVDGRILGAQAVGTNGVDKRIDVISMAIQAGMSVYDLEEVELCYAPQFGSAKDPVNMAGFVASGVLRGDHPVVHMGDELTISESNESELLDVRSEQEFARGHLPNARNIPLEVLRENLAELPRDRRIVVYCHVGLRGYMATRLLQQHKFDVTNLSGGFRLVQNSGQLKEKS
- the cydB gene encoding cytochrome d ubiquinol oxidase subunit II, producing MDLNLIWFILLGVLLAGYAILDGFDLGVGIIHPILGGEKERGLAIKAIGPLWDGNEVWLVTFGGALFAAFPEAYATILSAMYLPIMLLLFCLILRAVSIDFYSKVESRFWKLFWDCGFTISSLGATIVFGVAAGNLIQGFPIDERGTYTGDLIGLFTPYTLATGFLATTVFAMHGAMFLFLKTTGDVRERLKGWLWHTWGVFLIAYILVSMMTLIENEHVVDNIKQAPWAIPIVILNVLCVANIPRAIMAEKYAQAFASSSINIACLVGLYSVSTFPNMVYSTSESTSLDIYNAASSQGTLWLMCIIAMIGVPLIASYTAIVYWTFRHPVTES
- a CDS encoding cytochrome ubiquinol oxidase subunit I — encoded protein: MLAEMDVVMLSRIQFALTIMFHYLFPPLTIGLGVIIAWLEGMFLWKKEQIYMDAARFWTGIFGVNFAIGVATGIVMEFEFGTNWAMYSRFVGDVFGSALAAEGIFAFFLESGFLAILVYGHDRVSPAFHFFAACMVALGSIFSSVWITIANSWQQTPAGHEIVQMTRNGEPWFVDGQPIMRAEIVDFWAMVFNPSTMHRLIHVWLGCFIMGACLVLSISAWYLIRGKHEEFAKKSLTGGLFLCLFSCLAMFVSGHFQAKMVYEHQPAKLAAFEGHFETGPAGMSLVGIPNEETESIDMNVEVPGALSFLVHEDFNEDVIGLDKFKPEDRPPVKIPYFAYHIMIGTGVSLTGLMVLSTFWLWRGTLFDKRWVMWLFVISIVPAIAGNEAGWVATEVGRQPWIVQAPLKVDESGVRVEDESGQFIYESELGLRTNDAVSKAITSEQVLTSIIMFGAIYFLLGILWLFVLNRKIQAGPPHKDDSSKSGNDDLAEALTGHHSLTEGS
- a CDS encoding methyltransferase domain-containing protein, translated to MNDDATFWNACYRDGKTGWDRGSVHPALDHWMDSGQLQPCSIIVPGCGRGHEVVKLAQEGFNVTAIDLASEPVKNLRKRLVGFEENSRVVQGSMFDFQPPQKVDAVYEQTCLCAIGPESRLQYEQAVFQWLKPDGKLFALFAQVEGPNGPPFHCGLEDMKLTFPDSRWDWPNEEPVRFEHPSGKLVELAYVLFRKRETDVG
- a CDS encoding YidH family protein; translation: MAAENQDNDGGKSKRILEDDPRVQMAAERTVLAWIRTGLALMAFGFVIARFALVMQSLGVNTSVLLIVKATVIGVLLVCLGVVTTAAAPYHYHKYFRRIGQSDNRFAASTLVVFVSYGAALVGVALAMYLLFIDFSSLGIELNAEGPPGK
- a CDS encoding c-type heme family protein; translated protein: MDKTLMRLSVTLFATAATLLTIAGCTQSTKTAQPTDDASDAALVELSEVQQQQRETAIAARDKLFQSLIGELTDSVAKDGVAKSIEVCKNRAPEIAKSISEEMKLKIGRTSFLLRNDENVPPEWATDFVEQRVEKEVNVELAENGLGVLLPIRLMDACIKCHGAPEYLAADVAEAIETNYPNDQATGFTAGDLRGYFWIEVPKPQG